One Candidatus Binatia bacterium DNA window includes the following coding sequences:
- the rpmI gene encoding 50S ribosomal protein L35 has protein sequence MPKIKTSRGAAKRFRVTATGKIRRAKAYRRHILSTKNRKRKRRLRKPALVDTTNAKAIRRLLPYL, from the coding sequence ATGCCGAAAATCAAGACGTCGCGGGGTGCCGCGAAGCGGTTCCGGGTCACGGCGACCGGAAAGATCCGCAGAGCCAAGGCTTACCGGCGCCACATCCTGAGCACGAAAAACCGGAAGCGGAAGCGGAGGCTGCGCAAGCCGGCCCTCGTGGACACCACGAACGCGAAGGCGATCCGCCGGCTTTTGCCGTACCTTTGA
- a CDS encoding hypothetical protein (possible pseudo, frameshifted): MEEIVETFVSMGFRVEEGPEIEDDYHNFEALNFPPEHPARDMQDTFFLEGDGLLRTHTSPVQIRVMEKEKPPLRVVAPGVVFRHDSDLTHAPMFHQVEGFLVDSGVRFGDLKGILTYALRCWFGEETGVRFRPSFFPFTEPSAEVDIRCFRCRGEDRACRVCKGTGWLEILGAGMIDPNVFRFVGYDPERYTGFAFGLGVERIAMLKFQIHDIRLFTSGDVRFLRQF, from the coding sequence ATGGAGGAGATCGTCGAAACGTTCGTCTCGATGGGTTTTCGGGTGGAGGAAGGACCCGAGATCGAGGACGACTACCACAACTTCGAGGCCCTGAACTTTCCCCCCGAGCACCCGGCTCGCGACATGCAGGACACGTTTTTTCTCGAGGGCGACGGACTCCTGCGGACCCATACTTCACCGGTTCAGATCCGGGTCATGGAAAAGGAAAAGCCCCCGCTTCGGGTCGTCGCTCCCGGGGTGGTGTTCCGCCACGACAGCGACCTCACCCACGCCCCCATGTTCCACCAGGTGGAGGGGTTCCTGGTCGATTCCGGCGTCCGCTTCGGGGATCTGAAAGGGATCCTGACCTACGCCTTGCGGTGCTGGTTCGGGGAGGAAACCGGGGTGCGTTTTCGCCCCAGTTTTTTCCCCTTCACGGAGCCGAGTGCCGAAGTCGACATTCGGTGCTTTCGGTGCCGAGGCGAGGACCGAGCCTGCCGCGTTTGCAAGGGAACCGGTTGGCTCGAGATTCTCGGAGCGGGGATGATCGACCCGAACGTGTTTCGTTTCGTGGGCTACGACCCGGAACGGTACACGGGCTTTGCGTTCGGCCTGGGCGTCGAGCGCATCGCGATGCTCAAGTTCCAGATCCACGACATTCGGCTTTTCACCTCGGGGGACGTTCGGTTCCTCCGTCAGTTCTGA
- the rplT gene encoding 50S ribosomal protein L20, with protein MPRVKRGTKARKRRKKILKMAKGYVGGRRRQYRQARETVEKGLTYAYRDRKARKRNFRSLWIVRINAACRLHGLSYSRLVHGLKRSGIELDRKALAELAVRDPAAFAEIAAQARAQAPS; from the coding sequence ATGCCCCGAGTCAAGCGAGGAACGAAGGCCCGCAAGCGGCGCAAAAAGATCCTGAAAATGGCCAAGGGGTACGTGGGCGGCCGCCGCCGGCAGTACCGACAGGCACGGGAAACCGTGGAAAAGGGCCTCACGTACGCCTATCGAGATCGCAAGGCCAGGAAGCGGAACTTCCGTTCGTTGTGGATCGTCAGGATCAACGCCGCGTGCCGCCTCCACGGGCTCTCGTACAGTCGGCTCGTTCACGGGCTGAAGAGGTCGGGGATCGAGCTCGACCGCAAGGCGCTCGCGGAACTCGCGGTTCGGGACCCGGCGGCTTTCGCGGAAATCGCGGCGCAGGCGAGAGCTCAGGCGCCGTCCTGA
- a CDS encoding hypothetical protein (possible pseudo, frameshifted): MRAEVERVREEALADLARCSDLRAVEDVRVRYLGRKGRLTELVRRLGQLPPEARPELGALLNAAKRTLEERIEAARDEFRRAELSRRLERSASTSPCRGRGRHSATFIP, from the coding sequence ATGCGGGCCGAAGTGGAGAGGGTTCGCGAAGAAGCCCTGGCGGATCTGGCTCGCTGTTCGGACCTTCGTGCCGTCGAGGACGTGCGCGTCCGGTATCTCGGGCGCAAAGGCAGGCTCACCGAGCTCGTCCGGCGGCTCGGTCAGCTTCCGCCCGAAGCGAGGCCCGAGCTCGGAGCTTTGCTCAACGCCGCCAAGCGCACCCTGGAAGAGCGAATCGAAGCCGCTCGAGACGAGTTTCGCAGGGCGGAACTTTCGCGGAGGCTCGAGAGGAGCGCGTCGACGTCACCTTGCCGGGGACGAGGCCGGCATTCGGCCACGTTCATCCCGTGA